The following are from one region of the Segatella oris genome:
- the def gene encoding peptide deformylase, which produces MILPIYIYGQPVLRKVAQDITADYPQLKELIADMFETLTASNGIGLAAPQIGKDIRVVVIDLDVLSDDYPEYKGLRKAFINAHILEFDEDSPKETMEEGCLSLPGLSEKVTRPTRIHVKYQDEDFVEHDEWIDGFLARVMQHEFDHLEGKMFIDRIPPLRKQMIFSKLKAMMKGKFRCAYRTKVAHK; this is translated from the coding sequence ATGATATTACCTATATATATATATGGCCAACCTGTATTGAGGAAGGTTGCGCAGGATATAACAGCTGATTATCCTCAGCTGAAAGAACTCATTGCAGATATGTTTGAGACGCTGACTGCAAGCAACGGTATTGGGTTGGCGGCCCCACAGATAGGCAAGGATATCCGTGTTGTGGTTATTGACCTTGATGTCTTGAGTGATGACTACCCTGAATACAAGGGGCTCAGAAAGGCATTCATCAATGCGCATATTCTCGAATTTGATGAAGACTCCCCCAAAGAAACGATGGAAGAAGGGTGTCTGTCCCTGCCCGGACTTTCTGAAAAAGTGACCCGTCCGACGCGTATCCACGTGAAATATCAGGATGAAGATTTTGTCGAACACGATGAGTGGATTGATGGTTTCCTTGCACGAGTGATGCAACATGAATTTGATCATTTAGAGGGAAAAATGTTCATTGATCGTATTCCCCCTCTCCGAAAGCAAATGATTTTCAGCAAACTCAAGGCAATGATGAAAGGTAAGTTCCGTTGTGCTTACCGAACTAAAGTGGCTCATAAGTAA
- the ruvX gene encoding Holliday junction resolvase RuvX yields MARILSIDYGKKRTGLAVTDSLQIIANGLATVSTSSLIDYLKDYIAKEPVERIVIGRPTQPDGRPSENLARVEQFVNRWRKLVPNIPIEYYDERFTSVIAHQVVIDSGVRKKVRKENKGLIDEISATIILQDYMQYRHSMLNRK; encoded by the coding sequence ATGGCACGTATACTTTCTATAGATTACGGTAAAAAGCGTACGGGATTGGCAGTGACCGATTCATTGCAGATTATTGCAAATGGATTGGCCACTGTTTCTACATCTTCTCTTATAGACTATCTTAAAGACTACATTGCAAAAGAGCCGGTAGAACGGATTGTTATAGGCCGACCTACACAGCCGGACGGCCGACCCAGCGAAAACCTTGCACGTGTGGAGCAGTTTGTCAATCGCTGGCGTAAGCTCGTGCCAAACATCCCCATAGAGTATTACGATGAGCGCTTCACATCGGTTATAGCCCATCAAGTTGTCATTGACAGTGGGGTTAGGAAAAAGGTCAGAAAAGAAAATAAAGGCTTGATAGATGAGATTTCTGCAACGATTATCTTGCAGGATTACATGCAGTACAGGCACTCGATGTTAAATAGAAAATAA